The bacterium DNA window CAGCGAGCTTGAGCAACTGGAGCAAAAAGCAAAACAGTCCTTGAAGGGAAATGGAGATACGGGAAAAAGTAACGTCTTCATAAGTTTTGTGGAGGAGGACCTGACTGACGTCAATATGCTTCGCGGCCAGGCGAAGAATGAAAACTCAAATATCGAATTCAACGACTGGTCTTTGAAACAGCCCTTTGATAGCGACGATGCTGAATACATAAAGCGAGGTATACGAGAACGTATAAGGCAATGCTCAGTCACGGTCGTATACATATCCGACAAAACGGCGGATAGTAAATGGGTTGATTGGGAAATCCGCGAGACAATCGCTTTGGGTAAGGGCGTTGTAGCGATGTATAAAGGCGATAGGCCCCCTACCCGTTTGCCTAAGGCCATTACAGACAATAGAGTACCGGTCGTGCCTTGGAACCAAAAGGAATTATCAGCGGCAATTAAGACCCAAGCGCAGAAGAAATAAGAGAACACTACAGAGTCACGGTTACTCAGAGAATCCAAGAAAGGAGATGAAAGATGGCTAAAAAAACTGTTTTCATCAGCTACGACTACGATAATGATAAGCACTACAAGAACCTGCTTGTTGCATGGGATGCTAACAAGGATTTTGATTTCTCCTTCTATGACGCATCGGTCGATGTTTCCGTCGATAGTGATGACGCGGCTGCAATAAAGCGTGTCATTTCTGCTCGTATCAATAACGCAACACACTTTCTCTGCATTGTTGGAGAAAAAACACATAAGAGCAAATGGGTTGCGTGGGAAATTGATAAGGCGGTCTCGCTAAAGAAGAAGATAGTGGCCGTTAAGACAGCAAAGGACAATACAACCCCGTCAGGACTGTACGGAGTTGGAGCAGCGTGGGCACTTTCTTTCACATTCGCATCCATAAAGAAAGCATTAGATGATGCATAAAGAATCGCCGTCCCCCTGAGGAAGGTGACTTCTTTACCCGTGCGTCCACCGGCGCAAATAAAGCCGGCACCTGTTGACACCCGCTGTCAGATTGCGAGGTACCCCGTGGCCACAAAGTCTGAAACGCCGCTTCAAAATCTCACCGTCTTTCTACTTCGCGAGGGGGTCAATAGCGCCGACGAAGCGATCCGCGATCCCCGCGGCCTTAAATATCTTGAAATCCGTGCAGATGACCAGAAACTGGGGGATTTGTATGTACAGAACCCCAGATCACACCCTCCAAGCTGGGGGGCTTTCTTTGAGGGTTACATAGATCTCGCGGAGCTCGGCTATGTGAGCACAGCGGCGGCTGTCACACATGAAAGGAGGACTGTATGACGGTGCGGTATACTTCTTCTCAGTCGGGACACGACGGAGCCGTAAATGCGGCAGGGCAGATCTATCGAGAACATGGTAAGCACGCATGGGTCAATCCAAATGAGGAGAAAAACAAAGACTGGTGCGGCTATTTCATTGACGTGATTGCAGTCGAGACTCGCAGTGCAGATCATGCGTGGGTCATAGAAGTTGAAACTGAGGATTCGGTATCTGAATCGGAAGCAAAAGAACAATGGAAAGACTATGACAAAGTGTATACTGGGCGTTGGTATCTGGCTGTCCCACGAGCATCTGAATCAGAAGCAAATCGACTGATCGCGCTCCATAATCTCCAGCACTGCACAGTTATTACATGGGAACGTAATGCTAATGGAACTCACACGTTCTGGGGACTACCGGGGCTGAACTGAGTAAATGCCTGATAATCTCTAAACGATTCGTGTGTGGCTTTCGGTGAAAGGAAGACTCTTCAATGAGAATCTCTCGAATTACTATCCATAATTTCCGAAACTTTGCCGATCTTGATATCGCGCTGG harbors:
- a CDS encoding TIR domain-containing protein, translating into MAKKTVFISYDYDNDKHYKNLLVAWDANKDFDFSFYDASVDVSVDSDDAAAIKRVISARINNATHFLCIVGEKTHKSKWVAWEIDKAVSLKKKIVAVKTAKDNTTPSGLYGVGAAWALSFTFASIKKALDDA
- a CDS encoding TIR domain-containing protein, with protein sequence MGGGGGGGRGLTPSELEQLEQKAKQSLKGNGDTGKSNVFISFVEEDLTDVNMLRGQAKNENSNIEFNDWSLKQPFDSDDAEYIKRGIRERIRQCSVTVVYISDKTADSKWVDWEIRETIALGKGVVAMYKGDRPPTRLPKAITDNRVPVVPWNQKELSAAIKTQAQKK